Genomic DNA from Corylus avellana chromosome ca4, CavTom2PMs-1.0:
TCCTAACCCTATAAGAATGTTGTGTGGTGAAGTTAAGTGTTCGAGACCCACAAGGTGCATGTGGaatttaccaataaaaaaaaaatacaaagaaagaaagtgaaaagaaaagaaaaaattattgctACATGTTATCCTGCCTCAATGACCCAACTTTCAAAATTTACCCTTTCACCTGATTTCTAAACACATATCAATATTAGAGAAATGAATGGGTACCTTGCAATCGTTTTGTCTAGCAGATGAACAACAAATTCTGCacaatgaaacaaaacaaagtgAATCAGGGATTTATTAGCAAACTGTTGTAAGAAAACAGAAGAGGGGAAATCCAGTTGTTTTATTGATTTTCGTAGCCATCTGCTTATTAGTACAATGAAATGTATTTTAAAGTTATCCCATCAATATTCGAACTATGATTGGTTTATCAAGGCTGTACTCTAGAGATTCTACCCATCAGTCCCCAACATCGAGTCGATAATAATCCTAAATTATATGTTATTTAGAGATGGGGTTTTGGGGAGCTGAAAAGtcttcaaaataatttaatgcCAAAGCAAAGAAATTGTTTGCCATGTTCACGAAGTCGTTATATGTGGCttgattttggaatttgatCAACCATTGAGAAACTGGCCACCTCTATAtctatccatatatatatatacaagaccAAGGTTATCCTAATTCATGATTTCTAGTCTCTAGAGCTGATTTaaggataaattttttttttttttttttttggcagggGGGGTGTTCATCTTTGTAATCGCCACAGATACGAAGCAACTTCAAAAACTAATCCAAGTGAGAGACATGATACATCTGACCTCACATCATGTGCAGGAGTAATTTGACCGACATCAGGgaaattatataaaatgaatACTGGTTGAAAGGAATTTGCCGACTATGATCACTTCCTTGAACAATAATAAGTGGTTGATCCATGGCATAGAAGCAACATTGGCAGGAACAAAACAGAGAAGAACTTATCATATTGGAATTGCTTACCCTCATTCACTATGAAAATCAAGATTCTTTTTCCTATTTATATTACTATATTAATGGCGTAATCACTAATAAACCACATGCATTTTCATCTTTAGTTGATTTTACTGCCTTTTaagatttaatattttgtaatgttttccCTTTTAGATGATTTACTTActctttaggttttagtttctaTCCTTAGGTGCTTTAGGTTGATGTTATAAGAAGACTGATGGATGTATTGCAAATCAGCTTTTGAGAATGAATTTTGAATATTAGTGAAATTTTCGGTTTCCTTTGCTTTTTTCTAAGCTATTTNNNNNNNNNNNNNNNNNNNNATTAGCTAACCTCATGGCATTACACCAAACGATCAACCATTTGAGCTAACCCTTGCGGGCTAAATAGTTGATGGGTTGTTTCAAGGACAACCTAATCTCTAAGAAAGAAAACTCAATTGCTTCTAATGAGTCTGGACAAAGCTTACAATTCCACATTTGGCCTATTTATACTAAAAAGTTAACAACCATTCCAACAAACTAACATAGGCATCAGCCCATTATTACATCTTACAAACGCCCACGCCAATTGCAACACACCCATCCACAACATAAAATGCATAAGTCTTTGGAATTGGATGAATGCCAAATAACCCATAGTCTTCTTATGATCATTCCACCTCACCCTCAACCTTAAAAGCACCATCTTATTCACAAGTCTTCCAAAGCCTTCTAGAACACTCTTACGCATACTCCTTCGCCGCTTAACCCTTTGACACCCTTGTTTTGAGCTTGCTTGCAATTCCACCATACGTCTGTCACACCACCACCCTGTACAACAGCTACAACTTGTACTTGACCTCTAACACAGCACTACTCCTGGATCTTAGGCAGAATCCACAGGATTTTGTGCAAGGCCATGACAATATTTCCCACCATGGTCCAATGTGTTGTACTTTCCAATGAGTGAACTAAAATTTCCTTGTCCTGCCCTTTCTGGAGTTGTTCTGGCATATTAAACATGTCTTGCACAGTTACAACACCAGTTAAGCGGGCATGTGCAACTTAGCAAAACATGGATCTTTCCCTCTCTTATATACGCATATACATCATGTTTTAAGTAACATTTACACCAAGCATGGACTCTTATCTCTTTTTTAGCTACAATCactttcaatttaatctctATGTTGATACCCCAAGCGATACTTCAATCGGATGAAGATCACACCTCATGAAAGCGAatgtcactaattcaaatctcttctttccctctccttggggccaattacatatcaaaaacaaaaattaatctctataatgaaaataaaatctatgaaaaatttataaaaagttttgGCCTTAGAATCATGATTAGGCTCATAAGAACTATCCCTGTTATCGCCAATCAACTCTAGCTCAAATAGCACCTCCTAACCCCATAAGAATGTTGTGTGGTGAAGTTAAGTGTTCGAGACCCACAAGGTGCATGTGGaatttaccaataaaaaaaaaatacaaagaaagaaagtgaaaagaaaagaaaaaattattgctACATGTTATCCTGCCTCAATGACCCAACTTTCAAAATTTACCCTTTCACCTGATTTCTAAACACATATCAATATTAGAGAAATGAATGGGTACCTTGCAATCGTTTTGTCTAGCAGATGAACAACAAATTCTGCacaatgaaacaaaacaaagtgAATCAGGGATTTATTAGCAAACTGTTGTAAGAAAACAGAAGAGGGGAAATCCAGttgttttattgatttttgtagCCATCTGCTTATTAGTACAATGAAATGTATTTTAAAGTTATCCCATCAATATTCGAACTACGATTGGTTTATCAAGGCTGTACTCTAGAGATTCTACCCATCAGTCCCCAACATCAAGTCAATAATAATCCTAAATTATATGTTATTTAGAGATGGGGTTTTGGGGAGCTGAAAAGtcttcaaaataatttaatgcCAAAGCAAAGAAATTGTTTGCCATGTTCACGAAGTCGTTATATGTGGCttgattttggaatttgatCAACCATTGAGAAACTGGCCACCTCTATAtctatccatatatatatatacaagaccAAGGTTATCCTAATTCATGATTTCTAGTCTCTAGAGCTGATTTaaggataaattttttttttttttttttttggcagggGGGGTGTTCATCTTTGTAATCGCCACAGATACGAAGCAACTTCAAAAACTAATCCAAGTGAGAGACATGATACATCTGACCTCACATCATGTGCAGGAGTAATTTGACCGACATCAGGgaaattatataaaatgaatACTGGTTGAAAGGAATTTGCCGACTATGATCACTTCCTTGAACAATAATAAGTGGTTGATCCATGGCATAGAAGCAACATTGGCAGGAACAAAACAGAGAAGAACTTATCATATTGGAATTGCTTACCCTCATTCACTATGAAAATCAAGATTCTTTTTCCTATTTATATTACTATATTAATGGCGTAATCACTAATAAACCACATGCATTTTCATCTTTAGTTGATTTTATTGCCTTTTaagatttaatattttgtaatgttttccCTTTTAGATGATTTACTTActctttaggttttagtttctaTCCTTAGGTGCTTTAGGTTGATGTTATAAGAAGACTGATGGATGTATTGCAAATCAGCTTTTGAGAATGAATTTTGAATATTAGTGAAATTTTCGGTTTCCTTTGCTTTTTTCTAAGCTATTTGTTAGCTTGTTAAGTGATGCAGgaggaatttgagaaaattgttattttaattatgcatgtgtgttttagttttcctttttcaataaagattgagtttttcctttcctattaggatttattttccttttcctattaggatttgttttccttttccaattaggtttgcttttccttttccttgttaatttaggagatGGCTAGCCTAAATAAAAGCAtttagtctttgttattttttaattcagtttatactaccaattaaatttaagtctttcagagttatttctctgtttgcttatttagGGCACTTAGAgactttctcttccctatttgttattttctctcttcctgagttcccttttctatcttcaattcttagtttttgCTGCTATCATACACTGTCAAaacaatcttagttctgcccggcgtcaTTAAGTTTATAGAATTGAACTCGTCGAacttatttctttttccattcacTTCCGCTATGTCAAGTGCTACTAGAGTAGGTTTTATCTTGATCGATGACCAATCAGCGCAATGATAACAATATCTCTTATAACATCGCTTGTAAGGGAGAGGCACTTTCGAGAGCCAAATTCTTGGTGTACTGTACATGCTAGCAAGCATAGCACGAACCACAAGTGTTGCACAAACTCCAGGACACTATTGTTAGACTGACATAGAAACCCATTTCAGTCTCGCAGTGTTCACTAGTTTTTGATCAACAATGAAATTCGCGCTTGACCCGTCCATAATTGTAATCCTAAACATCTATATCAGCAACCAACCTACAAAGAGAAATTCAATCACAACAAGGATGATGTAGAGGCTAaactaccaaaagaaaaacaacctcTGCAGCCACAAACTTTTGATCCGTCAACCGAGCCAATTGAAGATCACTCGCCACCTCCTCAACCCCAATTGCAACTTGTCAATTCAGTCAATGCGACAGAGGAGAATCTAGACCCTTTCAAAAAAGTGTGGTCGATACAGGGATAGTTGAACATCACCCTCCACTTCCTCAACAACAAGTGCAGCTTGTCCATGTAATGGTCGAAAATGGCTACTTACGGTTCAAGTATCAAACCCTGAGGAGACACCATATCCAAATGAAAACTAgaggacgagttttttttttgaatggggATGTCTGATGTTAGATAGATTCAAGGTTGTGAACAAGTTTTTTCCGAGTGGGTGTGTCTAATGTAAGACAGATTTCAGGTTGAGGTAAAATGGCCCAATCGGACCAGTTCGTCGGTACTTTCAAAAATAAGGACCGAATAGCCTGATCACATGACGTTTGAATGAGTGCAAACGGGGGCTTTCAAGAGGCCAAGTTGACTCAACCAGCTGCATCTTGTTCAAAAGGGGGTTGCGACCAGTCGACGCTAGAATCTTGGTAGAAACCAAgcaatcaaccaaaaataaatgtGCAAAATTCCTGATACACAATATCATTTGATTTCCTGTAGATTTGGGTGGCAATGCACATATGGGACCTTTTGATCACAATTGATCACAATCCCAAccaattttctttcttatttagCATTAATCTTAGCATCAATAATCTCCATAAAGATTAGGACTTGTCAGTTTTATTTAGTCTTTCCatctttagttgattttgtttagaattgatAAACAAGGCCACTCTGTTCACATAAAtagtaattcaaacaaaaaaaaaaaaacaaagacaatttaataattcaaaagagaaagcaaCACATGCATACTACAAGAAGTCGCATATGCCTATCCAATGGGCAACACCATCAGGCCCACCACGCCTTCAAATAATTGATCCAATCTTCTGATTAATCTTTCATATCAAACCCCTAACCATCTGATAGGAACTTTTCCTTGTCAGTGGCGACTGCCACATTTTTATATTGATGGATTCAGTGTTCCTAACCTTTTCAAAACGAAGCAATGTTTGAGAAGAGACTTAAATGACTGACTGCAACAACATAATTCCCTTTTGGGGACATATACCTAAAGCCCATGAGAGCATAACTACCCCAGTCAGAAATTATCTAATAATGAGAGGCCAACACACCTCAATAAAAAAAACGTTCATATGGCGCCAATGCCATGAGTCTAGAACGCCAAACCAAGTGATAAAGTCCAACCTGTCCAACTCACATCAAGCTTTTATGCTGGAACTTTTCTCTAATGGCACATAATGTCCCACAGATGGGACAACTTAAGACCAAAAGGCATCAAGGCACCGACTAAAGAAGAATCAAGGCAATCAAAATTGACAAAAGATATTAAATATAACTctgtcaaaataaaataaaaaccaactcaattataacaataataaaaaaaataaaaaagtaagcTTTAGCTAATTACTTTTGAATTGGACAGGATCCTTAGAAGGGAAATGCTTGCTTGCTTTGACAACCATCACCGGGTATCCATCCTTTGTTAAACCCTGAAGATAAATCTTTCTGGGTTCCAGTTCATCTGGAATTTCGGATTCGGATATGAACCCATTGGGCACCATTGCAGCCCTCCACTTCAGCCACTGGACAAACATCTTTGCTGCTTTGTCTGGGTCCATCGACCTTGCAATCAAGAACCTCATGAGCGTCGGGTCGCCATGCCCCTGCAAAGACAAACCCATGAAATAAAAACTTAACCCAATCAAATACACTGGTGCGTTGTTTGAAAAAGGTACAGATCGGTTTACCTCCGTGGAAGACCCGAGCTTCTCAACTGATATCCTCATCTGGGTCAGTGCAATTTCTTGGTTTTTCTCCATGTGAAGTTCTCAGAAGATTGTTAGCCTTgttttcagattaaaaaaagatGGGCTTGAACAgggaatgaaaagaaaaacaaaataagctACTTTGACTCAATTTCAAAAGATTAATAGAAAGCGAGAGGTGTGGATTTGAAGGGGGTGGAGCATACGGAAGAGACGTGAGAGTTCCGTTGACAGAACGCAACATTTGGTAAAAGGAGTGAAACACGAGGACTTTAAAAAAAGAGGGAACAAcgtacaaaaaaataaaaaagagagggaaCGAAGTCACGCACTCCGAAAATTCCAGCAATTTCCAGCCATAGAAATTTTACAAAGTGAACaccaaaaatacaataaatatttaactccgtattttaaatttaaattaattttatagacttttttcatatattttaactCAACATAGTTCCCACCATTTACTATCAAACCCTCCATCCACTTTCGAGCTCCCGACATAAAAGTTTTCAAAACCAACTAAGACAATGGTGTTATTTGTTAAATAACATCACATTTTTTCacactattcatctcatttttcaaaaaaattaatattaaaatattcttactttttatattacatcatttattttttactactatttaaataaaaaaattactacaaaataaaatttttttacttttcaatacaactttttcactcttccatactaattattacactcaaTTTTTTCCTCACTAATCATGAATAATGCATTGTAAAAGGCTTGttatttaccaaacaaggccaaTGACTCCAATCAAAGGCAGAACTAGCGTTTTTGAGTTCGGGAgagcaaaatttaaaaaattaggagTAAATCGAGTTTGAGgaggaaaaatttaaaaattttgggatagAATTCTTATTTTGGGAACTACTTGGCCCCTTGGGGGGCCCTCCAAGGGGCATTTAGTTCCACCCTGGACTCCAATGGTTTTGTTGAtaagtattttatttatgaGGTGTTTTGttaagagaaataaaattatttgatgtgaaaggttatattattatttagatTTGGTCAATATTTTTCCCCTATTTGGCTCATCTTATCTTagaaattaaccattaaatttgtagaattATGTAGAGTTCAAGTAAGTCAATGCTGGAttccataaatttaataattaatttattaaatttgtaaaataatatgaatcaaatataaaaaacttattgacctttaacatttctcattatttttttaatgttgcttATATTTGAGGATGCAAAACACCCAATTTTATACCACAGTTCACTGAAGTTATTCTCATTGtaatttactttgttttttaaatcacatttttcatTTCTACTTCTTTCCAAAACTAGCTAGATggttaaaaaagtaataaaaaaaaattaaaaaaatttctagttCGATGGCATTAATGGATTAATACCTGCTTTTGTCACGTCACAATCAACAGGTtcaaaatttgactttttattatatttataataaaatactaaaaatattaaaataataataataataataattagacaAATGAAGGAGTCACCCATCCACCTCGTAAGAGAGACGACCACCGCATATAATTGGGATGTTGATTCTCTTTGGTTCAAAATAGATTTGAGACTATTTGCTAAGAAATTTTAGGATTACAAATGGGACAAGTGTCCtattaataaaaatgttatttaggataaaaaaaaataataataaaggtgTGGCTGACCACACTCCATTTTGGCCATagtgggtggccagccacccccattttagtTAGGAATGGCCAGTCAGAGGTAGTCGAACCATCACATAGCCTATGGGgttggtttggccaccccaaccCCCCAAGGGCCAATCGGCCCAaccctttttatatatatattttttcattttgccCTTGGGGTGGCAGGGGTgcccgagccacccccaagctcTTAGGGGTAGTTCGGTCACTCCCTTTTGCAAGTTGGTAGTGGCCAAACCACCTGCATAGGCCATagaggtggtttggccaccccctagtTAAAATGGGGGTGTTCAGTCACCCTATATGGCCAAGATGAGATGGCTAAtcatctcttatttttttattaatttgttatttatttatttattaaattttaaataatattttattagtagagCACATGTCTCATTTATGGCTCTaagatttcttttaaaaaatcttaACCATAAACTGAATACTCTCTAGTTATTTTGGACTAGGGAGGATCTAGTTTCATTAGAAGGGTGGCCGAGATTGCTTTAGTAACCACCTATGCTAGAACATGGTTTATGCCacttcattattttaaaatgaaatgagtaaaatgaaatttgtgaaaaaattaagaagttaaaatgtaattttaaaaattaaaggaattaaatttaaaaagcttaaaaattaagggAGTTACATGAATtgtttttcaatatttaaaatagGAGTGACATGGACAGTAGACCATATAAttccacaacttatttgtctcGCTCCTCATGAGAGAAAATAGGACAAGGGAATCTCCTCACAGCTAGGGATTGCTGTGCAGTGTAGTCTACAACTTGCACGTTGACCATGTATAGAAACATGGACGAGTGTCAAAAAGGTAATTCTCTGAACAATAATATATTGCcacttaataaataaataaaagcaccTTTCATAAATTCtctttgctttttttaaatttaaataaaatttctcaaatCCTTCActgattttttatatatattctttgaaatatcatctagttttttaattttttcctaaatttggATTGATGATATAGGTATCtcatattttttctattcacaaattctctttctctgtttggaaagagaaagagaaagagaatagaaaacaaaattaaaatagatgtttGGAAAGGtgaattaaattgaataaaattaacattttcaTGTTTGGGTGATAATTATTTTTGGTGGGTTTTCTTTGTAGAAATCTATAAAAGCTAATGATTAGATTTTTCGGAAATCAAGATCCACAAATGATtggaaatgaatttttttttttttgtttttgtgaaaaaaaaaaaattcatctccaTGTTTGAAAACCACAATCTACGCCCCACTTTCCACGTTTAAAGCATGTGAGACCTAACCAGGATCTGGATTCCCtctaattgaaaaaatattggaaattttctaattattaatCGTGgccttttattttaaatctaacggtctataaaatcatttaaacatcGGTCAAACAAAATTCAAAGTCAGCATTTAATGTCTCAGTTATACAAAAATAGCTCGCATTTTATGGAACAGGATTATCTCCAATTCATTTTGTACCggagaatatccaattcatGGTTAGaatttattcttagaaatcTTAGAActacaaatgagacacatgtccactaacaaaaaatactaataaaatattattttcatattaaaaaaaataaataaaaaaaataaggggtagTTGGGGTTGCCGGACCACCCCAATTGGGggctagggtggccgaagccacggccacccccaagggccaaatctaaaagaaaaataaaataataataataataatttgtttggcccttgggggtggccggaccaccccaagggcctagggctgcttcggccaccccaactagccaaatcttaaaaaaaataataataataaaaaaataaaataaaatttgtttaacCCTTGGGGATGGCTGGACCAACCCCGTTGGGCTTGggagtggcttcggccaccctagaccggcCGATCTGGgttggccgaagccaccctagcccccaattggggtggtttggccacccccaatggggtggccaaccacttttattattttatatatttttttaagataaatttttttttttgttactggacatgtgtctcatttgtggttctatgatttttaagaaaaaatcatagccataaactggatattctctagtccaaaatggactggagaggatcctagtCCGCATTTTATAgactattgaatttaaaatgaaaaatcatgattaacaattggagaatctctaATTTCTCCTCAATTAGAAGGGAACTCAATTCGTATTCACAACACATGCTTGTGTATCATTTGCATCACATCCCATAGACCTAACCATGCAACATTTTGACAACATTTCATCAAAACAATTTGTAAAGTATGACTTAACACAATTGAAATCGTTGAAAATATACATAAAACGTCTATCATCATAAAATATTTGGGTCGACCTAAAACATTTATATTATgctttaaaaacaattaaaattctATTCTTTTGCTTAGTAAGAAATATACTTACAATTATCTTGAAAATGACTCTCAACGCAAGCTTGACACTAATATACCGCATCGCATGTCACAATTAAACACAACTCATAACTCAACTTTAGCTCGATCTAGACAAGCCATGATGCTTAATTTTACTTAGGCACTCAACTCTCATAACAAACCATGATGTTCAAGGGTCCAATATACTACCCATAAACTAATAAAGCTAACCCATAGAGGGACTTTAGGGTTAATACTTAAAAATCTCAATTAATGATACTTAGAGACATTTAGGGTTCAAGTCTTACCTTGAACTAAGTGGTGAGATTGAAGTCTCGGCACTCAACTCTCTCCAATAGgcaaaagccctaaagaaattGTCAAGATTAAGCActacattttaaaaatgtagcTTAACTAACataaaactagggtttacagAACCAATCGGTGAAAATGAAGTTCTAACATTAAGAATCCTTAGACAGTCATGCAATGGATACGTGCAGATTTGATTTGTTACCACTTGtcttatttgaatttgatttgtattagaATATAATAAGCCTAAAGGATTTTCCTTGTATATTAATGTATATTTCCAATTCAGTTATTCACGTATATATGATTATAAATAGAATGCCGTTGCTGTGTTCTGGTCAAGTTAACCAAAACCATTTcactattattttgtttatggtattagagctttCATAGGCCAACGCCTACTCtctatcatcttttttttcaatggcTTCCTCTTCAAACACCTCCTCTAAAACCTCATTCACTCAATTCCCTGCTCTCAAACTTGATGAGCATAATTATTTTCTATGGCTATCACAAGTTGTTCCTATGTTGAAAAGCCATGAGTTAATGGGCATAGTAGAGGGTTCTGACCCATGCCTACCTCAAGTTATACCTGATGCATAATGCAAGGATCGATGTTCCTAATCCTAACTATACCATTTGGGTCAAGAAGGATCAATTCATTCTCAATTGGATAAATGTAAATCCTGTTGAATCTGGTTTAGCCATTGTTTAAGTCCTCATCATCAGCTGTGGGTCCCCCAAGGCAGGAACGAAGCCAACTTTGGCATGGATAGGGGCTAAgggccaaaaattttaatgggtatGAGTCAATaggcaaataataataataataataataataaattccaaattttttttttcccttaatttttttttttccttatgttGGGGGGCATGGCTTacaccggccacccccaattccGTCCCTGGCCACTGCTCCCAATGGCAACAAGTTAATCAGCCCAATACTTGGCATTACCTCAAATACTCATAGCAGAATTTGATTCCCTGGTTAAGGCTCCGAAGTTGGTGTTTCAAATGAGAAACATGTGACAGAGATTGAGATTGAGAGGCAAACCTACTTGCCAAAGATTTCCACACCAGCCAAGAGGTGTGAAGACCATAAACAAATGATTATAAGGGGgagaatgatatatataagtAGTTTCGGTCtaagtatatatgtatatatatgtaggtAGATAAAGATTCTTGGTCACACGTAAAAGATGTAGAAATGTCCTCACATTACCGTCTTCTGCTGCAAAATGACAACATCAACAAGCGAgcgtatgtatttttttttttacataaattaCTCTTCTTTCTGTTGGTTCCTATCATATTCTCCTAACAAGTTTCTCAAAATTTCCCAGGAATTGGCCTCCCTTATGCCCTCTTTGCCTCTTAGACTTAAGGTCCGTTTGAaattgcggttttaataagtgaaattttaaattttgtatttttgaaatcgctgctttttaaaatcataaagacgtttggtaaaatatgttaaaaaatattttttttattaaatatttattatgcaaaatcatgattttggatTAAATTCATGTCTTTTCAAATAAGCAACCCCTAGATTCAGTGCTTTTTAAATTACAATgtcaaacgccttacgttttgttatatattttaaaaatgtaaattattcttgcgaaatcatAATCTCAAACGTATCcttaggaaagaaaaatcattggTTTGCTCGAATTATTTGACAGAAATCGAACCTTCTCATTATGA
This window encodes:
- the LOC132177692 gene encoding CRAL-TRIO domain-containing protein YKL091C isoform X1, whose product is MEKNQEIALTQMRISVEKLGSSTEGHGDPTLMRFLIARSMDPDKAAKMFVQWLKWRAAMVPNGFISESEIPDELEPRKIYLQGLTKDGYPVMVVKASKHFPSKDPVQFKKFVVHLLDKTIASSFKGREIGNEKLIGILDLQHITYRNIDARGLITGFQFLQAYYPERLAKCFILHMPRFFVSVWRMVSRFLEKATLEKIVIVTDEDERQDFIKKVGEEVLPEEYGGQAKLVALQDVVLAPLEG